From one Paenibacillus terrae HPL-003 genomic stretch:
- the flgB gene encoding flagellar basal body rod protein FlgB: MNLLGDMSFQKLQAGVQAANTRQRVMANNISNEDTPYFKRSEVSFEELLQQQMGGDVTPLRGKVTNAKHFQIGPTNSIPDAVVTKDGYSVMNNNMNNVDIDREMSLMAENQLRYNTYIQEISERIKMMRTAVEGR, encoded by the coding sequence ATGAATCTGCTGGGTGATATGAGCTTTCAAAAACTTCAGGCAGGTGTTCAGGCAGCAAATACGAGACAACGTGTGATGGCCAACAACATTTCCAATGAGGATACCCCGTATTTTAAGCGTTCAGAGGTTTCATTTGAAGAATTGCTTCAGCAGCAAATGGGTGGCGACGTGACACCATTACGTGGAAAAGTAACCAATGCGAAACATTTTCAGATAGGACCTACGAACTCCATTCCAGATGCTGTGGTTACCAAAGATGGGTATTCTGTCATGAACAACAATATGAATAACGTGGATATCGACAGAGAAATGAGCCTTATGGCTGAGAATCAACTGAGATATAATACCTACATCCAAGAAATTAGTGAACGCATCAAAATGATGAGAACAGCGGTAGAAGGGAGATAG
- the flgC gene encoding flagellar basal body rod protein FlgC produces the protein MKINNGFDISASALTAQRLRMDVISSNIANAETTRAKVENGQAVPYRRKTVVLEPNQSRFADVLQAQMEGNGTGAAGVKVSQIQEDQSPLKPVYNPGHPDADKDGYVYMPNVDIMKEMVDMISATRSYEANVTALNASKAMVSKALEIGR, from the coding sequence GTGAAAATTAACAACGGCTTTGATATCAGCGCCTCTGCTCTTACGGCCCAAAGGTTGCGGATGGATGTCATATCAAGCAACATTGCCAATGCAGAGACAACCCGGGCAAAAGTGGAGAATGGACAGGCGGTCCCATATCGGAGAAAAACGGTTGTTTTGGAGCCTAACCAATCTCGGTTTGCCGATGTTTTGCAGGCTCAAATGGAAGGAAATGGAACAGGTGCCGCTGGCGTCAAGGTTTCGCAAATACAGGAAGATCAGTCACCTTTGAAGCCTGTGTACAATCCGGGTCACCCGGATGCTGATAAAGATGGCTATGTATATATGCCTAATGTAGACATTATGAAAGAAATGGTAGACATGATTTCCGCGACACGCTCTTACGAAGCCAATGTAACAGCTCTGAATGCATCCAAGGCAATGGTTTCCAAGGCACTTGAAATCGGTCGCTAA
- the fliE gene encoding flagellar hook-basal body complex protein FliE: MIQNAMFNVQTPAIQQIQSPNNELTKATPSESLKDFGSFLKDALNEVGQQEAATHTMSDQFMAGKVDVDQVMITSQQALLSLQLTTQVRNKAIEAYQEIMRTQM; encoded by the coding sequence ATGATCCAGAACGCCATGTTTAATGTACAGACACCGGCAATACAGCAAATTCAATCGCCTAACAATGAGTTGACGAAAGCGACGCCTTCCGAATCCTTGAAGGATTTTGGTTCGTTCCTAAAGGATGCGCTCAATGAAGTGGGGCAGCAGGAAGCCGCTACACACACGATGTCCGACCAGTTCATGGCAGGAAAAGTTGATGTTGATCAGGTCATGATCACTTCCCAACAAGCGCTGCTTTCCTTGCAGCTTACTACTCAGGTCCGAAACAAAGCGATTGAAGCCTATCAGGAGATCATGCGTACACAGATGTAA
- the fliF gene encoding flagellar basal-body MS-ring/collar protein FliF: MNERIAQYRDKISGYWNNFSKKQKILLVSTLAFIIIAIVVLTMQFTKTEYEVAFRDLNANDAAGVIKYLDSAGIPYQLNAGGTQIAVPTANADKAKVDVGSQGLIQKGSIGMSAFDQSSSAIGMTENEFNVKYNNALNGEVQQLLERMDGVQSSKAVINMPKENIFAGLEEKDKASASVQMEFEPGFTPNQQAIDGYFNLVKTAVPNLPVENITITNKEYELIPTAKGGQGGLSSGVEENMALQKKFESDVRNNVQQFLSKIVGEDKVNVLVMSQLNFDKVTSKEQLVTPVDQTKMKGIEISAQQIQESYTGSSGQTGGVAGTGTQDVPGYPGGSNSGNTSSDKSSSTINYEVNRIAKDIIQSPYTVKDLTINVAVEPPTGQQTLDAATQAAIQNILVNIVRASLANSGITITDADLAKKVSVFSQTVPAPASTNTFFSASNPWVWGIGAAVLALLAGVIFLIVRGRRKQQEEELDEDLQLMPTPTEFPSITMESVTNESQVRKQLESLAKKKPDEFVNLLRTWLADE; this comes from the coding sequence GTGAACGAGAGAATCGCCCAATATCGGGATAAGATTTCCGGGTATTGGAATAATTTCAGCAAAAAACAGAAGATATTACTTGTTTCGACATTGGCATTCATCATCATTGCCATTGTAGTGCTAACGATGCAGTTTACCAAAACCGAATATGAAGTGGCTTTTCGGGATTTAAACGCAAACGATGCAGCCGGGGTCATTAAATATCTCGATTCTGCGGGTATTCCGTATCAGCTCAATGCTGGCGGGACACAAATCGCAGTCCCAACCGCAAACGCGGATAAGGCAAAGGTAGATGTTGGGTCTCAAGGCCTAATTCAAAAGGGTTCAATCGGCATGAGTGCCTTTGACCAGTCCTCTTCAGCAATTGGCATGACGGAGAACGAGTTCAATGTGAAGTACAATAACGCATTGAACGGCGAAGTGCAGCAACTGTTGGAACGGATGGATGGTGTCCAAAGTTCCAAAGCTGTCATTAATATGCCGAAGGAAAACATTTTTGCCGGGCTTGAAGAAAAGGACAAAGCTTCTGCCTCGGTTCAAATGGAATTCGAACCTGGCTTTACGCCAAACCAGCAAGCCATCGACGGATACTTTAATCTGGTAAAGACGGCTGTGCCAAATTTGCCTGTAGAAAACATTACGATCACCAATAAGGAGTATGAACTGATTCCAACGGCCAAGGGCGGTCAAGGAGGTCTCTCCAGTGGTGTTGAGGAAAACATGGCTCTGCAGAAGAAGTTTGAGAGCGATGTAAGGAATAATGTCCAACAATTTTTGTCGAAAATTGTTGGCGAAGACAAAGTGAATGTGCTGGTTATGTCACAGCTAAATTTCGACAAAGTAACGTCGAAAGAACAGCTGGTCACACCAGTTGATCAAACGAAAATGAAGGGCATTGAAATCAGTGCCCAGCAAATTCAGGAAAGCTACACTGGCAGTAGTGGACAAACCGGAGGAGTCGCAGGTACAGGAACGCAGGATGTGCCTGGTTACCCTGGAGGAAGCAATTCGGGCAACACAAGCTCGGATAAGAGCTCAAGCACAATTAACTACGAAGTTAACCGAATTGCGAAGGATATTATCCAAAGTCCGTACACTGTAAAAGATTTAACCATTAATGTAGCAGTTGAACCACCAACGGGGCAGCAAACTTTGGATGCAGCAACTCAGGCCGCAATCCAAAACATCTTGGTTAATATCGTGAGAGCTTCATTAGCGAATTCCGGCATTACTATTACAGACGCTGATTTAGCCAAAAAAGTTTCAGTTTTCTCTCAAACCGTACCGGCGCCAGCGAGCACCAACACGTTTTTCTCAGCATCGAACCCTTGGGTATGGGGCATCGGGGCTGCTGTACTGGCACTGTTGGCAGGCGTAATCTTCCTGATTGTACGCGGTCGTCGTAAGCAGCAGGAAGAAGAATTAGATGAAGATCTGCAACTTATGCCAACACCGACGGAGTTCCCGTCCATTACCATGGAAAGTGTGACAAATGAAAGTCAAGTGCGTAAACAGCTTGAGAGTCTGGCGAAAAAGAAACCCGACGAATTCGTCAATCTGCTTCGTACATGGCTGGCTGACGAATAG
- the fliG gene encoding flagellar motor switch protein FliG — MAKASSQGLTGRQKAAILLITMGPEVSAQIFKHLRDEEIEQLTLEIANVRKVDAAEKDSIMAEFHQICLAQEYISQGGINYAKEILEKALGSQKAVEVINRLTATLQVRPFDFARKADPNQILNFIQNENPQTIALVLSYLQFEQAAAILSSLPQEKQAEVARRVAVMDSTSPEVISQVERVLEQKLSATATQDYTNAGGIESIVQILNGVDRGTERTILDSLEIQDPELAEEIKKRMFVFEDIVNVDNRSIQRIIRDIDNADLQLALKVSSEEVRDVIFRNMSKRMAETFKEEMEYMGPVRLRDVEEAQTRIVSTIRRLEEAGEIIIARGGGDDIIV, encoded by the coding sequence TTGGCAAAAGCAAGCAGTCAAGGTTTAACGGGAAGACAAAAAGCGGCAATTCTGCTAATCACGATGGGGCCGGAAGTATCTGCTCAAATATTCAAGCATTTGCGTGATGAAGAGATTGAGCAACTTACATTGGAAATCGCCAATGTGCGGAAGGTCGATGCAGCGGAAAAAGATTCGATTATGGCTGAGTTTCATCAAATTTGCTTGGCTCAGGAGTACATTTCCCAAGGCGGCATCAATTATGCCAAAGAGATATTGGAAAAGGCACTCGGATCGCAAAAAGCAGTTGAGGTCATTAACCGTCTGACGGCGACGTTGCAGGTGAGACCGTTCGATTTTGCCCGCAAGGCTGATCCAAACCAGATTTTGAACTTTATACAGAACGAAAATCCACAGACGATTGCTCTCGTGCTCTCGTACTTGCAATTTGAGCAGGCGGCGGCGATTCTGTCGTCCCTGCCTCAGGAAAAGCAGGCTGAGGTGGCCCGGCGTGTCGCTGTAATGGACAGCACTTCGCCGGAAGTCATTTCACAAGTGGAACGTGTGCTGGAGCAAAAGCTGTCAGCAACCGCCACGCAGGATTACACGAATGCGGGTGGTATCGAGTCCATTGTTCAGATTCTGAATGGCGTAGACCGAGGAACCGAACGTACGATCCTCGACTCGCTTGAAATTCAGGACCCTGAACTGGCCGAGGAAATCAAGAAAAGAATGTTCGTATTCGAGGATATCGTCAATGTGGACAACCGTTCCATTCAACGTATTATCCGCGATATCGACAATGCCGATTTGCAGTTGGCGCTTAAAGTGTCCAGCGAAGAAGTACGCGATGTGATTTTCCGAAATATGTCGAAACGGATGGCAGAAACCTTCAAAGAGGAAATGGAGTATATGGGACCGGTACGGCTGCGTGATGTGGAAGAAGCGCAGACTCGCATCGTATCGACGATCCGCAGATTGGAAGAGGCCGGTGAGATTATAATCGCACGCGGCGGAGGAGATGACATCATTGTCTAA
- a CDS encoding FliH/SctL family protein codes for MSNLIKSFQYVPVEALKTIDVAHTYAPETSDEEVTTEHIEPEPQRDYETERLRDEMLNDAKDFAERQVREAAEEAERMLQEAQQQIETWWQERREQDEQLTESLKADGFQQGYEEGQKLAEAELQAKSEQMMVEAQDILRQAYETKEQLIQEAEPFLVELSSAIAEKVIEKQLSIEPEYTIELIRKNLARKREKGTITLCVSPQHFAFVQGAREELSLTVDSQAELQIIPDGTVKDRGCVIRSSFGSVDARIDTQLAEIKKELLRLAHENEERRHEGA; via the coding sequence TTGTCTAACTTGATCAAATCTTTCCAATATGTGCCTGTTGAAGCTTTGAAGACCATTGATGTGGCACATACGTATGCGCCGGAAACGTCGGACGAGGAAGTCACAACTGAACATATAGAGCCGGAACCGCAGAGAGATTACGAGACTGAACGGCTCCGGGATGAAATGCTGAATGATGCCAAGGATTTTGCTGAACGGCAGGTTCGTGAGGCGGCTGAAGAAGCGGAACGGATGCTTCAGGAGGCGCAGCAGCAGATTGAAACCTGGTGGCAGGAACGCCGTGAGCAGGACGAGCAGTTAACAGAGTCCTTAAAGGCTGACGGGTTTCAGCAAGGCTATGAGGAAGGCCAAAAGTTGGCTGAGGCCGAGCTTCAGGCGAAATCGGAACAGATGATGGTAGAAGCGCAGGATATTTTGCGTCAGGCCTATGAGACCAAGGAGCAATTGATTCAGGAGGCTGAGCCTTTTCTGGTTGAGCTGAGTAGTGCCATTGCTGAGAAAGTTATTGAAAAACAACTTAGTATTGAGCCTGAATACACAATTGAGCTCATTCGTAAAAACTTGGCTCGTAAGCGGGAAAAAGGAACAATTACCCTGTGTGTGTCGCCTCAGCATTTCGCATTTGTGCAAGGTGCACGCGAAGAATTGTCATTAACTGTCGATTCGCAGGCAGAACTGCAAATTATTCCTGATGGTACTGTGAAGGATCGCGGCTGCGTCATTCGTTCTTCCTTTGGAAGTGTGGATGCGCGGATAGATACACAACTGGCTGAGATCAAAAAGGAACTGCTGCGTCTGGCACATGAGAACGAGGAGCGAAGACATGAAGGGGCTTAA
- the fliI gene encoding flagellar protein export ATPase FliI produces MKGLNTQRYMDHLRQLDPVRVNGKVTQVIGLMVESEGPDASIGDVCYIYPGKTAKPLQAEVVGFRDNKVLLMPLGELQSIGPGCDVVGTGKPLNVQVGSELLGKVLDGLGQPLDGSLIPSRMARYSTFNIPSNPLSRPRVQEPISIGVRAIDGLLTIGKGQRVGIFAGSGVGKSTLMGMIARNTEADVNVIALIGERGREVLDFIERDLGPEGLERSVVIVATSDQPALIRIKGALIATTIAEYFRDRGLNVMLMMDSVTRYAMAQREVGLAVGEPPAMRGYTPSVFASLPKLLERAGTGPTGSITAFYTVLVDGDDMNEPIADAVRGILDGHIVLNRGIANKGHFPAIDVLASISRVMKDIAPRDQIDAAENIKRLMAVYKDSEDLINIGAYQQGSNAEIDESMDRIRDIWDFTRQRTDEKVELDEVRERLISEFTRR; encoded by the coding sequence ATGAAGGGGCTTAATACGCAGCGCTACATGGATCATTTGCGACAACTGGACCCGGTTCGGGTAAACGGCAAAGTGACACAGGTTATCGGTTTGATGGTGGAATCGGAAGGTCCGGACGCCAGTATCGGGGATGTTTGTTACATTTATCCGGGTAAAACGGCTAAGCCGCTGCAAGCGGAAGTTGTAGGCTTTAGAGACAACAAGGTACTTTTGATGCCGCTTGGAGAACTGCAATCCATTGGTCCCGGTTGTGATGTCGTAGGAACAGGGAAGCCATTGAACGTGCAGGTGGGGTCGGAGCTGTTGGGCAAAGTGCTGGACGGTTTGGGCCAACCTTTGGACGGCTCGTTGATTCCATCACGGATGGCGAGATACTCGACCTTCAACATTCCATCGAATCCGCTAAGTCGCCCGCGTGTGCAGGAGCCAATCAGTATCGGTGTACGAGCCATTGACGGATTGCTTACCATCGGTAAAGGACAGCGGGTCGGTATTTTCGCAGGCTCCGGTGTAGGTAAGAGTACCCTGATGGGAATGATTGCCCGTAATACGGAAGCAGATGTGAACGTAATTGCTCTGATCGGGGAACGTGGACGCGAGGTGCTGGACTTTATTGAACGGGATTTGGGACCGGAAGGGCTTGAACGTTCAGTAGTCATTGTGGCAACTTCCGACCAACCCGCGTTGATCCGAATTAAGGGTGCGCTCATTGCAACGACGATCGCTGAATACTTCCGGGATCGCGGATTGAACGTCATGTTGATGATGGACTCGGTTACCCGGTATGCGATGGCGCAACGTGAAGTAGGATTGGCAGTCGGAGAGCCACCAGCGATGAGGGGTTATACCCCTTCCGTATTCGCCAGTTTGCCCAAGTTGCTGGAGCGTGCGGGAACCGGACCTACAGGTTCGATAACCGCTTTTTATACGGTGCTGGTCGATGGTGATGACATGAATGAACCCATCGCGGATGCGGTGCGCGGGATCTTGGATGGGCACATTGTGCTCAACCGGGGGATAGCGAATAAAGGACATTTTCCCGCGATTGATGTGTTAGCCAGCATTAGCCGGGTCATGAAGGATATTGCACCACGTGACCAGATTGACGCTGCCGAGAATATTAAGCGCCTGATGGCGGTTTATAAAGATTCGGAGGACCTGATTAACATTGGGGCTTATCAGCAGGGGTCGAATGCAGAAATTGACGAATCTATGGATCGCATACGGGATATATGGGATTTTACAAGGCAAAGAACGGATGAAAAGGTTGAGCTGGACGAGGTTCGTGAGCGTTTGATTTCTGAATTTACGAGGAGATGA
- the fliJ gene encoding flagellar export protein FliJ, giving the protein MRFQYSFQKVVDLKTNEKSQAEWLLSSAVGQLQAEEQTLIQLLGERNRVISAIQKAAEDCAPLSAIQELQAYVNHLDQCITRKHRDVQYAQQNVQSKQTVLTDKMLDEQVWLKAREKANVKFQQEMLLREQNELDEMASVRFAMKAR; this is encoded by the coding sequence ATGAGATTTCAGTATTCCTTTCAGAAAGTTGTAGACTTGAAAACCAACGAGAAGTCACAGGCCGAATGGCTGCTTTCCAGTGCTGTCGGACAATTGCAGGCTGAGGAGCAGACATTGATACAGCTATTAGGCGAAAGGAATCGGGTCATATCAGCCATTCAAAAGGCTGCCGAGGATTGCGCGCCGCTCTCTGCCATTCAGGAATTGCAGGCTTACGTCAATCATCTGGATCAATGTATCACACGCAAGCATAGGGACGTTCAATATGCGCAGCAAAATGTGCAAAGCAAACAAACCGTTTTGACCGATAAAATGCTGGATGAACAAGTTTGGCTGAAAGCGAGAGAGAAGGCCAACGTGAAATTCCAACAGGAAATGCTCCTGCGCGAGCAGAACGAGCTGGATGAAATGGCTTCCGTGAGATTTGCCATGAAAGCCCGGTAA
- a CDS encoding magnesium transporter MgtE N-terminal domain-containing protein — translation MARNLAENELDMDLEKESGGGFERFMFFLIPIVFTIVLVGVLLTLFNMDFRSEMISLGNKIPIVKNWIPEPKDKVAKGKEADQKAQSQSSEATIQQLKTDLAKQTEELQKAAAAKTTQDKKVTELQNQVNTLQTQQEQQPQASQQGQTGTQAADGTANEDPYVKQARDLASMYEGMTASKAAPIMENLTTEETVQLLSYMDPANSAKILQKMDAKKAADITMALKNVTPSTDLSVAALQSRLKKDQSTTAGTTSKSLQNTQISSTFASMDKKSGAELILQTYKISPDKALNILNTVDDSTRASLLQNMSAKDAAQTAKILNKLMGSK, via the coding sequence ATGGCACGGAATTTAGCAGAAAATGAACTGGATATGGATTTGGAAAAAGAGTCAGGCGGGGGATTTGAACGGTTTATGTTTTTCCTGATTCCGATTGTTTTTACAATCGTTCTGGTCGGGGTCCTGCTTACGCTGTTCAATATGGATTTCAGAAGTGAAATGATTTCATTGGGAAACAAGATTCCGATTGTGAAGAATTGGATTCCTGAACCGAAAGACAAGGTTGCCAAGGGCAAAGAGGCTGATCAGAAAGCCCAGTCCCAAAGCTCTGAAGCTACTATCCAGCAGCTTAAGACAGATTTGGCCAAGCAGACGGAGGAACTCCAAAAGGCTGCGGCCGCCAAAACAACTCAGGATAAAAAGGTTACAGAGCTACAAAATCAGGTCAATACGCTGCAAACGCAACAGGAACAACAGCCGCAAGCCAGTCAGCAGGGACAGACAGGTACGCAAGCGGCAGACGGTACAGCGAATGAAGACCCATATGTAAAACAGGCCAGAGACCTTGCTTCCATGTATGAAGGAATGACGGCAAGTAAGGCAGCACCGATTATGGAAAACTTGACAACCGAAGAAACGGTGCAACTGCTAAGCTACATGGACCCTGCGAACAGTGCGAAGATTTTACAAAAGATGGATGCTAAAAAGGCGGCCGATATCACAATGGCTCTGAAGAACGTAACGCCATCTACAGATTTGTCGGTGGCTGCGTTGCAGTCCCGCTTGAAAAAGGATCAAAGCACTACAGCGGGAACAACGAGTAAAAGTCTGCAAAACACTCAAATTAGCAGTACATTCGCTTCCATGGACAAGAAAAGTGGTGCCGAGCTTATTTTACAAACTTACAAAATCAGTCCAGACAAGGCATTGAACATATTGAATACAGTAGATGATTCGACACGTGCTTCTTTACTGCAAAATATGTCTGCGAAGGATGCTGCACAGACGGCGAAAATTTTGAACAAGCTAATGGGCAGCAAGTGA
- a CDS encoding flagellar hook-length control protein FliK, with protein sequence MTLISQSVSLSSSSQTAGSTASTATTSTAGTAVAGATGGAFNQTLTQMMTGGQTGSTSTDAGKSPLVMVLPLITAGESTEVSAEPLVETLAPLLQNLEKLDDQVAADPALFAALQSWVQQVQQLLGGGGEQQTDGAETNEATGITALAAHPATIRFALQDALSQLANIANQATGDQKSQITQLLQSLQNTTTGTGVISDEQWTGVLKAVELADGADSQAVQPSTNRTNGTQTLTAVSTDKQVVATEQQTSQGGTSQQGTEGQRSSANIHIQAAVKATPTDETGAVADVTEQADPAAADSQTSVITTAGQLSVQTQGTTPSAPAQPVVHVRQFAKEMTEFVVQKLDIVKHSGLTEATIMLRPDHLGQLEVKLTMQNGHLVAQFMTEHSGAKDLLEQQMSQLRASLQSQGIQVDKVEVTQNESLSSHMYQDGRGSSANQQQQSEQRSKSRSREEAEDALKVAEMAEELRNWTVEQRTDDVNRTGSFTAQA encoded by the coding sequence ATGACACTTATTTCTCAAAGTGTATCTCTCAGCAGTTCCAGTCAGACAGCTGGTAGCACAGCTAGTACGGCGACAACTTCAACAGCAGGGACGGCAGTAGCCGGAGCCACAGGCGGTGCTTTTAATCAGACGCTTACGCAAATGATGACTGGCGGGCAAACGGGTTCTACAAGCACAGATGCTGGGAAATCTCCATTAGTTATGGTGCTGCCGTTGATTACTGCCGGAGAATCGACAGAAGTTTCAGCAGAACCGCTTGTTGAGACACTGGCTCCATTATTGCAAAATCTTGAAAAGCTCGATGATCAGGTAGCAGCTGATCCAGCCTTGTTCGCAGCTCTGCAGTCGTGGGTTCAGCAAGTACAGCAGCTTTTAGGCGGTGGAGGGGAACAGCAAACAGACGGGGCGGAAACGAATGAGGCGACAGGCATAACGGCTTTGGCAGCTCATCCGGCTACCATTCGGTTTGCATTACAGGATGCTTTGTCACAGCTTGCAAATATAGCGAATCAGGCTACGGGCGATCAAAAGTCTCAGATTACACAGTTGTTACAATCGCTTCAAAATACGACGACTGGTACGGGAGTTATTTCCGATGAGCAGTGGACCGGCGTACTGAAAGCTGTGGAGCTTGCTGATGGCGCAGATTCACAAGCAGTTCAGCCTTCCACGAATCGGACGAATGGCACTCAAACATTAACGGCTGTTTCTACAGACAAACAGGTTGTTGCTACTGAGCAGCAAACGAGTCAAGGGGGGACAAGCCAGCAAGGTACAGAAGGACAACGCTCATCAGCTAATATTCATATTCAAGCCGCTGTTAAAGCGACTCCAACGGATGAAACTGGTGCAGTAGCAGACGTAACCGAGCAGGCTGATCCGGCAGCGGCCGACAGTCAAACTTCTGTAATTACGACCGCAGGCCAGCTTTCGGTGCAGACGCAAGGCACAACTCCTTCCGCTCCGGCGCAGCCTGTTGTACATGTACGACAATTTGCTAAGGAAATGACTGAATTTGTAGTGCAAAAGCTTGATATCGTGAAACATTCTGGATTAACGGAAGCGACGATCATGCTCCGCCCAGATCATTTGGGACAGCTTGAAGTTAAACTGACGATGCAGAATGGGCACTTGGTCGCCCAGTTCATGACTGAGCACAGTGGAGCTAAGGATTTGCTCGAACAGCAAATGTCACAGTTGCGTGCAAGTCTTCAAAGCCAAGGTATTCAGGTAGATAAAGTCGAAGTGACGCAAAATGAATCACTCTCTTCCCACATGTATCAGGATGGCCGTGGATCAAGTGCAAATCAGCAGCAACAATCCGAGCAACGTTCCAAGTCACGGAGTAGAGAAGAAGCCGAGGATGCTCTGAAGGTAGCTGAAATGGCGGAGGAACTCCGCAACTGGACAGTAGAACAACGCACAGATGATGTAAATCGGACAGGCTCCTTTACAGCACAAGCGTAG
- a CDS encoding flagellar hook capping FlgD N-terminal domain-containing protein, whose amino-acid sequence MTTVDSNVSTSNVWPNYNVNNVKMASTKDTKTMGKDQFLKILITQLQNQDPMQPLEDKEFIAQMAQFSSVEQLMNISTQLNTLGQSLGISSGLIGKEVSWIEAGKKDSITGETGAGAVKSGIVDSIVIRDGVQYAKIGSSEVALKDVTSVSQAQTAASSAGTSDTTTSSSTGSGETHE is encoded by the coding sequence ATGACGACTGTGGACAGTAATGTATCCACCAGCAACGTCTGGCCGAATTACAACGTGAATAACGTCAAAATGGCAAGCACCAAGGATACCAAAACGATGGGTAAGGATCAATTTTTAAAAATTTTGATTACCCAGCTACAAAATCAGGATCCAATGCAGCCTTTGGAAGATAAGGAATTTATCGCGCAAATGGCGCAATTTTCTTCCGTGGAGCAGTTGATGAACATTTCTACTCAATTGAATACGTTGGGACAGTCTTTAGGAATATCCTCCGGTTTGATTGGGAAAGAAGTCAGTTGGATCGAGGCAGGTAAAAAGGATTCAATTACAGGTGAAACGGGCGCAGGTGCGGTGAAAAGTGGAATCGTGGATTCCATCGTTATTCGTGACGGTGTGCAGTACGCCAAAATAGGATCGTCAGAGGTAGCACTGAAAGATGTGACATCGGTAAGTCAGGCTCAAACAGCGGCTTCCTCAGCAGGGACATCGGATACTACAACTTCTTCCTCTACTGGAAGTGGTGAGACACATGAATGA
- a CDS encoding TIGR02530 family flagellar biosynthesis protein: MNDRITVGRLFPAKVPPAAILQNRINPVPKDGRPFGQVLQDQVLKLSNHAAKRLEQRGIELRSDQMAKINSAVDKAAAKGAKESLILMQDMALIVSVPNRTVVTAMDKQSMQDNVFTQIDSAVIIS, from the coding sequence ATGAATGACCGGATAACGGTCGGACGTCTTTTTCCCGCCAAAGTCCCTCCGGCAGCGATCTTGCAGAACCGGATAAATCCGGTACCGAAGGATGGTAGGCCATTCGGACAGGTGTTGCAGGATCAAGTACTCAAGCTGAGCAACCATGCAGCAAAGCGTTTGGAGCAGCGGGGGATAGAGCTGAGAAGTGACCAGATGGCGAAGATTAACTCCGCTGTGGATAAGGCAGCTGCCAAAGGCGCCAAGGAATCATTGATTTTAATGCAGGATATGGCGTTGATCGTAAGTGTGCCCAACCGGACAGTAGTTACCGCGATGGATAAGCAATCCATGCAGGATAACGTATTTACGCAAATCGATAGCGCTGTTATTATTTCATAG